A genome region from Schistocerca americana isolate TAMUIC-IGC-003095 chromosome 1, iqSchAmer2.1, whole genome shotgun sequence includes the following:
- the LOC124593921 gene encoding inverted formin-2-like: MMSVTCDQQHWFRIIVSELRNKENVLLSFINCLTLGCHNVHRRVQIRNEFLGRGLGPILSSLSATDDKELHMQYSAFIDYQHRDEMELESTKQLTHHQLLETIFEKIADSPHAVRFYSMLQNLAQLDPTNQNVTSTVSTQTEVEYTREVKQLCDNEKQHQLSPSEAKLSFPAPPPLPPPPPCLPLPPISVVSSAIPSASGVLSPSSLAGESVWTEMQSEAKSLRVDFKQMEELFRQKTATVKHRKSSPATLPSPITSKTTLLETKRDLAVNIYLKQFKLGGKVVIEVIKNLKGGDIGPEKLKALLPLLPTEKEKEEFPSRISELKEQLKAVADACNMLKANKRLKEFLALVLQLGNYINAGSYAGNAAGFTLSTLPKLLEIKANISRLTFLHYMVDVAEANNKEILQFTEDASNMKEMARISVELLQEEVTKAISDVKHVASQLKNDTSGIMSQFKDFFKAALKCSNELQQAMNKESWKNKVHQWRLEHLDQPVLKKIRFAPLLGQTLDEFIKPPALQNGFRRIGLVPWNPEAVDYSKIPSNTGKQGKRRLRGRLPSVVTSNQWQEYHHKKEQLKLQIERLKAERAEARKLKKEQSEIAKKLKKQTKAENCRKPKVHKKRTISVSSDSEDEEWSESGSSVDDISMLPDSDLQTSDGKEDDNSDQINITEKETANKEENMNKFYKNGEFLLVSFPEKKSYFIYVCIVQCAFEDGEIEVMALKSCNCQKKVFYVDENDVSVISPSQVIDKLPLLLSNITNEYLKYEFQNSIDCDV; this comes from the exons ATGATGTCT GTTACTTGTGATCAGCAGCATTGGTTTCGCATAATAGTGAGTGAACTTCGTAACAAGGAAAATGTGCTGCTTTCTTTCATCAACTGCCTAACACTGGGCTGCCACAATGTTCACAGGCGTGTGCAGATCAGGAATGAATTCCTTG GTCGTGGGCTTGGACCAATCCTGAGTTCACTAAGTGCAACTGATGATAAGGAGCTACATATGCAATATTCGGCATTCATTGATTACCAACACAGAGATGAGATGGAACTAGAATCAACAAAACAACTAACTCATCATCAGTTGCTTGAAACAATATTCGAAAAG ATAGCAGATTCACCACATGCTGTCAGGTTCTACTCCATGCTACAAAACCTTGCACAGCTAGATCCAACAAATCAAAATGT TACAAGCACAGTGTCTACGCAGACTGAGGTGGAATATACCAGAGAAGTAAAGCAACTTTGTGATAATGAGAAACAGCATCAGTTGTCACCATCAGAAGCAAAACTGTCATTTCCAGCACCACCTCCTCTTCCACCTCCTCCACCTTGTCTGCCACTGCCACCTATTTCAGTGGtgtcatcagctattccatcagctTCAGGGGTGCTATCACCTTCATCACTTGCAG GTGAATCAGTATGGACTGAAATGCAGAGCGAAGCAAAGAGTCTTAGAGTGGATTTCAAGCAAATGGAAGAACTGTTCCGTCAGAAAACTGCTACTGTGAAACATCGAAAGTCTTCTCCAGCAACACTTCCATCACCAATAACTTCCAAGACCACTTTATTGGAAACCAAGAGAGATTTGGCAGTAAACATTTATCTAAAACAGTTCAAATTGGGAGGAAAAGTAGTCATAGAAGTTATAAAGAACCTTAAAGGAGGTGATATAGGTCCTGAGAAACTGAAAGCTCTCTTGCCACTACTTCCCACAGAAAAAGAG AAAGAAGAGTTTCCTTCAAGAATATCTGAACTGAAAGAACAACTAAAGGCTGTTGCAGATGCATGCAATATGCTGAAGGCTAATAAACGTTTGAAAGAATTTCTAGCACTAGTACTTCAACTTGGAAACTACATAAATGCT GGAAGCTATGCGGGCAATGCAGCAGGCTTTACACTCAGTACACTACCAAAGCTCCTAGAAATAAAAGCAAACATATCAAGGCTGACATTCTTGCACTATATGGTAGACGTTGCAGAAGCTAACAATAAGGAAATATTACAATTCACAGAAGATGCGAGTAACATGAAAGAAATGGCAAG GATATCAGTGGAGTTGCTCCAGGAAGAAGTGACGAAAGCTATCAGCGATGTCAAACATGTTGCATCACAGCTGAAGAACGATACAAGTGGAATCATGTCACAGTTCAAAG ATTTCTTTAAGGCTGCTTTGAAATGCAGTAATGAACTTCAGCAGGCTATGAATAAG GAAAGTTGGAAAAACAAGGTACATCAGTGGAGATTGGAACATTTGGATCAACCAGTGCTTAAGAAGATCCGTTTTGCACCCTTACTGGGACAAACTTTGGATGAGTTCATTAAACCACCTGCCCTGCAGAATGGATTCAGGAGAATTGGACTTGTTCCATGGAATCCAGAGGCTGTAGACTACTCAAAAATTCCATCA AATACAGGAAAACAAGGGAAAAGAAGATTAAGAGGCAGACTTCCAAGTGTTGTGACATCCAACCAGTGGCAGGAATATCATCATAAGAAGGAACAACTGAAGCTACAAATAGAAAGACTAAAAGCTGAGAGAGCAGAAGCACGAAAACTGAAGAAAGAACAGTCTGAGATTGCTAAGAAACTCAAGAAGCAAACTAAAGCAGAGAATTGTAGAAAGCCAAAAGTGCACAAGAAAAGAACAATTTCAGTATCCTCAGATTCTGAAGATGAAGAATGGAGTGAGTCAGGCAGCAGTGTGGATGACATTAGTATGCTCCCTGATAGTGATTTGCAGACATCTGATGGCAAGGAAGACGACAATTCTGATCaaataaatataacagaaaaagaaacagcaaacaaagaagaaaatatgaataaattttataaaaatggtgaatttcttcttgtttcttttcctGAAAAGAAGAGTTATTTCATATATGTTTGTATTGTTCAGTGTGCGTTTGAGGATGGTGAAATAGAAGTAATGGCTCTAAAATCTTGCAACTGTCAGAAGAAAGTTTTTTATGTTGATGAAAATGATGTTAGTGTTATTAGCCCATCACAGGTTATTGACAAGCTTCCTTTACTACTCTCAAATATCACTAATGAATATTTGAAATATGAATTCCAAAACAGTATTGACTGTGATGTGTAG